The Kluyveromyces lactis strain NRRL Y-1140 chromosome B complete sequence genome contains a region encoding:
- the CBP3 gene encoding Cbp3p (similar to uniprot|P21560 Saccharomyces cerevisiae YPL215W CBP3 protein required for assembly of ubiquinol cytochrome-c reductase complex), protein MLSSIRPGTVVLSRTFKQSLASYRGVTAVSLYSTNNSAQKSDSTKETTSTEKGKSVAPEDVRTKRRELSSSKYESASYQLPKWKEALGEFVISTLNLDMDKVRAGPIAGSYYYSICKEQGLQYEDEPLSKTAKFFYEDLKLPKTFSQWYQITILHEWMLFVRMRAMPFKYGKNYQQKLVDRTFADIEKRLYDEMNVHSGRITDQYLKDFNSQLRGAVFAYDEGFFSGDAALASAIWRNLFGGKKNIDMVHLEAMVRYVRAQLYVLSKLSDREFAMGEFKFVPPDESVEILTPEQEKSLKEKVVAKYEAVDANPNALPSEKSKFSYTN, encoded by the coding sequence ATGCTTTCTAGTATAAGACCGGGTACCGTGGTTCTATCTCGTACTTTCAAGCAGAGCTTGGCTAGCTATAGGGGTGTTACTGCTGTTAGTTTGTATTCTACAAATAATTCTGCACAAAAGTCCGATTcaaccaaagaaaccaCATCCACTGAAAAGGGCAAAAGCGTTGCACCAGAAGACGTTAGAACTAAGAGACGTGAATTATCCAGTTCCAAGTACGAATCTGCATCATATCAACTTccaaaatggaaagaagcTCTTGGTGAATTTGTTATTAGTACGCTTAATTTGGATATGGATAAAGTTAGAGCCGGTCCAATTGCTGGTTCATACTATTACTCGATCTGTAAAGAACAAGGTCTTCAATATGAGGATGAACCACTTTCTAAGACAGCCAAGTTCTTTTACGAGGATTTGAAGTTGCCAAAGACATTCTCCCAATGGTACCAAATTACTATCCTACATGAATGGATGTTATTCGTGAGAATGAGAGCTATGCCGTTCAAATACGGCAAGAATTATCAGCAGAAGTTGGTGGATAGAACATTTGCCGATATCGAAAAGAGATTGTATGACGAAATGAACGTACATTCCGGTAGAATAACAGATCAATATCtaaaagatttcaattctcaaCTTCGCGGTGCTGTATTTGCTTACGATGAAGGTTTCTTCTCCGGAGATGCCGCTCTTGCGTCAGCTATCTGGAGAAATTTGTTCGGTGGTaagaaaaatattgatatgGTGCACTTGGAAGCCATGGTAAGATACGTTCGTGCCCAACTATACGTCTTAAGCAAACTTTCAGATAGGGAATTTGCCATGGGTGAATTTAAGTTTGTTCCTCCAGACGAATCAGTAGAAATTTTAACACCAGAACAAGAGAAGtccttgaaagaaaaggttgTCGCCAAGTATGAAGCTGTTGATGCTAATCCAAACGCTCTACCCAGTGAAAAAAGTAAGTTTTCCTACACCAACTAG
- the THI6 gene encoding bifunctional hydroxyethylthiazole kinase/thiamine-phosphate diphosphorylase (similar to uniprot|P41835 Saccharomyces cerevisiae YPL214C THI6 bifunctional enzyme with thiamine-phosphate pyrophosphorylase and 4-methyl-5-beta-hydroxyethylthiazole kinase activities) has product MVNKESVDYTLYLVTDSTMLPEGKTLLFQVEQGLKNGVTMVQLREKDTDAKTFVAEALAVKKICDSFNVPLIINDRVDVALAIDASGIHVGQEDIPIPMVRKLVGPDKIVGWSVGKVEEVDRLAEWGPDMIDYIGVGTVFETQTKKDIKKIPMGPEGVSRILTRLEEKKCDWIRTVAIGGLHPDNIGRVLFQAQALNGKRSVDGISIVSDIMASHDAGQSTRILRQILDKGSFHFFEGSEEAKDASTIKENVKKLAPLIHHITNRVHQNFGANVALAIGCSPIMSEVAEEFEDLSKIPHSVLLLNSGTVADISVLQHAVKTYNAQKRPIVFDPVGFSASSARLVLNKKVLSAGQFACIKGNTGEIMGVSGLGGNMKGVDSCGEDTLETRIKATQLVAFKYRTVAVCTGEIDVVADGSVSSTAPLKRGLGASPAELPYELIKGEDVPLFGRITASGCSLGTVIAGFIGAAAEESIYSAVLQAVSLYKLAGTKANVTAKGSGSFLVGLVDNLYNVMEE; this is encoded by the coding sequence ATGGTTAATAAGGAAAGCGTTGATTACACCTTGTATTTGGTGACAGATTCGACTATGTTGCCCGAGGGCAAGACGTTATTGTTTCAGGTCGAACAAGGGTTGAAGAATGGAGTTACTATGGTCCAATTAAGGGAGAAGGATACTGATGCAAAGACGTTTGTTGCTGAAGCATTAGCAGTGAAAAAGATATGtgattctttcaatgttCCCTTGATTATCAACGATAGAGTTGATGTTGCATTAGCTATTGACGCTTCTGGGATTCATGTGGGACAAGAGGATATTCCAATCCCAATGGTTAGAAAATTAGTCGGTCCTGATAAGATCGTTGGATGGTCAGTCGGTAAAGTCGAAGAAGTTGATAGGTTGGCGGAATGGGGTCCTGATATGATTGACTACATTGGTGTTGGAACAGTTTTCGAAACTCAGACTAAAAAGGATATTAAGAAGATTCCAATGGGTCCTGAAGGTGTTTCTCGAATCTTGACACGTCTTGAGGAGAAAAAATGCGATTGGATTAGAACTGTTGCCATTGGTGGATTACATCCAGACAACATCGGTAGAGTCCTTTTCCAAGCTCAGGCTTTGAACGGGAAGAGGTCCGTGGATGGAATCAGTATCGTTAGTGATATCATGGCCTCACACGATGCCGGTCAATCAACAAGAATTTTGAGACAAATCTTGGACAAAGGATCCTTTCACTTTTTCGAAGGTTCCGAGGAAGCCAAGGACGCATCAACAATTAAGGAAAACGTAAAGAAATTGGCTCCTCTGATCCATCACATCACTAATAGAgttcatcaaaattttgGTGCTAATGTGGCCTTAGCCATTGGTTGTTCACCAATCATGTCAGAAGTGGCTGAAGAGTTTGAAGATCTATCTAAGATTCCACATTCAGTTCTGCTATTGAATTCGGGGACAGTTGCTGATATAAGTGTCTTACAGCATGCAGTAAAGACATACAATGCCCAGAAAAGGCCTATCGTATTCGATCCAGTTGGTTTCAGTGCTTCAAGCGCTAGATTGGTGTTGAACAAGAAAGTGTTATCGGCTGGACAATTCGCATGCATCAAGGGTAATACGGGTGAAATTATGGGTGTATCTGGTTTGGGTGGAAACATGAAAGGTGTCGATTCATGCGGTGAAGATACATTAGAGACTAGGATCAAGGCTACGCAATTGGTGGCATTTAAATATCGAACAGTGGCTGTTTGTACAGGTGAGATTGATGTTGTAGCCGATGGTAGTGTTTCATCGACGGCACCACTTAAACGTGGACTAGGAGCTTCTCCTGCTGAGCTTCCATACGAACTTATCAAAGGCGAAGATGTCCCATTATTTGGTAGAATAACTGCATCAGGATGCTCACTGGGCACAGTCATAGCTGGTTTTATAGGTGCTGCTGCAGAGGAGTCAATTTATAGCGCAGTACTTCAAGCGGTATCTTTATACAAACTAGCTGGGACAAAAGCTAATGTGACAGCAAAAGGAAGTGGATCATTCCTAGTGGGACTTGTCGATAATCTATACAACGTTATGGAAGAATAA
- the LEA1 gene encoding U2 snRNP complex subunit LEA1 (weakly similar to uniprot|Q08963 Saccharomyces cerevisiae YPL213W LEA1 Component of U2 snRNP disruption causes reduced U2 snRNP levels physically interacts with Msl1p putative homolog of human U2A' snRNP protein) — translation MPKLSINQVLDAPSYLADHFNGEYDTDKVVILRDASIITDTTMLKQSLDRLPGDCKVLDMTNNDLVMVPPLTSRRSIHTVLLGRNRIKKLDGSLLPPNVMKVSLANNEINNLADLEGLQTAPKSLKNLCLQGNDVCYLAGYRQFAISKCPQLEVLDFQKVTRKERLQDTSVPREAQQRVPDQRIMDSEVSGGKKRDKHMELLGTVVKKMDEKTRNEIKEQLGNATTLDEIERLESLLTGNVE, via the coding sequence ATGCCTAAGTTAAGTATCAACCAAGTTCTTGATGCTCCTAGTTATTTAGCGGACCATTTCAATGGAGAATATGACACAGACAAAGTAGTGATACTTCGAGATGCCTCGATTATTACAGATACGACAATGTTGAAGCAATCTTTGGACAGACTTCCCGGTGATTGTAAAGTTTTAGATATGACTAATAATGATTTGGTGATGGTACCGCCTTTGACTAGCCGTCGCTCTATTCACACGGTGCTTTTGGGACGAAATAGAATTAAGAAACTGGATGGGAGTTTATTACCTCCTAACGTTATGAAGGTTTCACTGGCTAATAATGAGATTAATAATTTAGCAGATCTAGAAGGTTTACAAACAGCTCCCAAATCCTTGAAGAATCTTTGTTTACAGGGAAACGACGTCTGTTATTTGGCAGGATATCGTCAATTTGCGATTTCGAAATGCCCACAGTTGGAGGTGCTCGATTTCCAGAAAGTGACGCGGAAAGAACGTTTGCAGGATACTTCTGTTCCACGAGAAGCGCAGCAGAGGGTTCCTGATCAGCGTATCATGGACTCGGAAGTTTCTGGtgggaagaaaagagacAAGCACATGGAACTTTTGGGAACTGTCGTCAAGAAAATGGACGAAAAGACCAGAAACGAAATTAAAGAGCAGTTAGGGAATGCTACGACGTTAGACGAAATTGAAAGGCTTGAAAGTCTCTTGACAGGTAACGTAGAGTAG
- the SNT2 gene encoding DNA-binding E3 ubiquitin-protein ligase SNT2 (similar to uniprot|P53127 Saccharomyces cerevisiae YGL131C SNT2 22% sequence identity with S. pombe Snt2) — protein sequence MTVVSGQNSPDEIIISNGNEYTSRRRTATKNVSYNEKEADIALAKKIKQLEKANSSKQKSEKGETIKKNGIQKKANNGKKSQKSSFKYQSFLQDKNTPWNFIPSLPNSFKKYARFSTMLDIDEMTVDVSKQLLLSDGSAVLKKDEHIFMVSEPPGEPYYIGRIVEFVPKKEFRSLISRSLHLATSFPAIYFQLKMNWYYRPRDIQERTNSTSSRMLYASLHNDVCPIYSFRGKCNVKFQKEFTSIDQLTEYVSRPNCFYFNQLFDRYTLKYYQMEKTDQMAVRVASDLPYFKILTSKFPFIFYEDKFPLDNLLTKYVCGKRTEDQSWDLRCGECRDWCHQSSSIKCDDCKISIHLWCMDPPLEKKPAKGVVWICSNCVGKQNNQEHITRDKEWEGIESSVERLTESLASIRDFNTNRENWWFQYLGEDMCNHLGDPLFDDYIAPFPWKKSRVSLQKGQWSNCNQQWVEDPYSNKPGERGTSASVEGLWIVNNEKMAESELDEYVKRCKSTIPGNLEVQPEACNFIDIILKLLMQNDYNSEISFLKATEIITRESLKEPTLSQEEIKKFEEGVSLYGSELHPVCKHVGTQSMSMIVRYYYYWKKTPNGRRIWGNFKGRAKNRKKQSIDDSTNKKSSSDKGDKNSKRIPKKKAQSTQLLKHIDDSSFDSEQISDVKKCFQCMFCSLDYSPLWYRVTGGSEDDHIHRRLTTGVNEKVSGSDSEKAKQVEKDNEKLNALCIRCARMWRRYGIRWSSPIDVLRQLYGSSSSSVQGAIKDLLEDNDEQAICCSTNQAFSKNLDWELVIDTESITKQRYAATDNPEKLLKMKRNTLSSQAQMNKSVKKLIDLNSIKPVNLEESLMGYISRIEAQIKRKEEIKFKRQKERALQEQLISEAHMKKSSKSAITTKQAQVLVTENKPQITEIQVKQQIVPYASPSVIRKLMPNGEFSINIEFETPTVAPNASITVNPDFSMVKLSDPIISILRQDREKHMLTEDISSESKRKRKKPSTTSLDKSSGFVINKSYIPVVKPFQSLRSEILQMYNRISPNYRHNVVSRKNAKKNPMQKASESSTMRDSSQKSNNTWSQTFSDPNENTLVNETRNFCRVCFSDYRSKTTNELSCSNCGMKVHASCYGIKCTNQYHASLKGKLWLCDPCSNDRNPVVSTNYQCVLCSTRDIHNESAKKVTARSLPNALKCTADGSWCHILCAIYRSMTKFASIETLQPIIGTECSLLNRNNINCNVCNLSGGLLVKCQSCDDQFHPSCGADKEGFFFGFKKQVKSNVTNNSEISFVEDQKDYTASPVILCPKHIRSPELVPFHYRVRDSDISLMKLFIREQKFDPQFETLSTIQLRIHAREQLRKMLSVSMDYSVSKESKITNGVSNVQIPVHGSCSRNELLSAVAVNNGMLMIPEVDKEELVEYPVDPPRDRSSRLLASTGTSFTAFGSEKCNAKIAQQKATKRIRNKNINEPDSQQVKLEEGAVPMAPIVVQIPPKINNIERTILPEKL from the coding sequence ATGACTGTCGTCTCAGGACAAAATTCGCCAGATGAgataataatttcaaatggCAATGAGTACACAAGTCGTAGGCGAACTGCGACCAAGAATGTGAGTTATAATGAGAAGGAAGCCGACATTGCGTTGGCGAAGAAGATTAAACAATTAGAGAAGGCGAACTCTTCGAAACAGAAGTCTGAAAAGGGTGAAACtataaagaagaatggCATTCAGAAGAAGGCGAACAATGGAAAGAAGTCACAGAAGAGTAGTTTCAAGTATCAGTCGTTCTTGCAAGACAAGAACACGCCGTGGAATTTCATTCCTTCTCTACCTAActcattcaagaaatacGCAAGGTTCAGTACCATGTTGGATATCGATGAGATGACCGTTGACGTTTCTAAGCAATTGCTACTATCTGACGGATCGGCTGTCTTGAAAAAAGATGAGCACATATTTATGGTATCAGAACCACCTGGAGAACCCTACTATATTGGTAGGATAGTTGAGTTTGTGCCGAAAAAGGAGTTTCGTTCACTCATATCGCGTTCATTACACTTGGCAACTAGTTTCCCTGCGATTTATTTTCAGTTAAAAATGAATTGGTACTATAGACCCAGAGATATCCAGGAAAGAACAAATAGTACAAGCTCCAGAATGCTATACGCTTCACTTCATAATGATGTTTGCCCAATTTACTCATTCCGTGGTAAATGTAATgtcaaatttcaaaaagaatttaCCTCAATTGATCAGCTAACAGAATACGTCTCAAGACCCAATTGTTTCTACTTCAACCAACTTTTCGATAGATATACACTAAAGTATTACCAAATGGAAAAAACAGATCAGATGGCTGTGCGAGTTGCTTCTGATCTACcgtatttcaagattttaaCTAGTAAATTCCCATTCATTTTCTATGAGGATAAATTCCCACTGGATAACCTACTTACCAAATATGTCTGTGGCAAAAGAACCGAAGACCAAAGCTGGGATTTGCGTTGCGGCGAATGTCGCGATTGGTGCCACCAATCGTCTTCTATCAAGTGTGATGACTGTAAGATATCGATTCATCTGTGGTGCATGGACCCGCCCTTAGAAAAGAAGCCGGCAAAAGGTGTGGTTTggatttgttcaaattgtGTCGGAAAGCAGAACAACCAAGAGCACATCACGAGGGACAAAGAATGGGAAGGAATAGAAAGTTCGGTTGAAAGGCTAACAGAAAGTTTGGCTTCTATCAGAGATTTCAATACAAACAGAGAAAATTGGTGGTTCCAGTATCTGGGAGAAGACATGTGCAATCATTTAGGTGATCCATTATTTGACGACTATATCGCACCATTCCCATGGAAAAAAAGTAGAGTAAGTTTACAAAAGGGCCAATGGAGTAATTGTAATCAACAATGGGTGGAAGATCCGTACAGCAATAAACCTGGAGAACGAGGGACTTCTGCTTCTGTGGAAGGCCTTTGGATTGttaataatgaaaaaatggCAGAGAGCGAATTAGACGAATATGTTAAAAGGTGTAAGAGTACAATTCCTGGCAATCTCGAAGTTCAACCAGAAGCTTGTAACTTCATCGACATAATCCTCAAGCTATTAATGCAAAATGATTATAACTCCgaaatttctttccttaAAGCAACCGAGATTATAACTAGAGAATCGTTGAAGGAGCCAACATTAtcacaagaagaaattaagaAATTCGAAGAGGGGGTTAGTTTATATGGAAGCGAATTACACCCTGTTTGTAAGCATGTTGGAACGCAATCAATGTCAATGATTGTTCgctattattattactgGAAAAAGACTCCGAATGGGAGAAGAATCTGGGGAAATTTTAAGGGCAGAGCGAAGAAcagaaagaagcaaagtATTGATGATTCAACTAACAAGAAGTCTAGTTCCGATAAAGGTGATAAAAATTCTAAAAGGATACCGAAAAAGAAAGCACAATCGACACAACTTTTGAAACACATTGATGACTCTTCTTTTGACTCTGAACAAATATCAGATGTAAAAAAATGCTTCCAATGCatgttttgttctttagATTATTCACCATTATGGTATAGGGTTACTGGTGGGTCAGAGGATGATCACATTCATAGAAGACTTACGACCGGAGTAAATGAAAAAGTTTCAGGTAGTGATAGCGAGAAAGCCAAACAGgttgaaaaagataatGAGAAACTGAATGCCCTTTGTATAAGATGTGCAAGGATGTGGAGGCGTTACGGTATTAGATGGTCATCTCCTATCGATGTTTTAAGACAACTTTATGGTAGTAGTTCTTCATCGGTCCAGGGTGCGATAAAGGACTTACTGGAGGATAATGACGAACAGGCAATTTGTTGTTCCACTAATCAGGccttttcaaaaaatctGGACTGGGAACTAGTGATAGATACGGAATCAATCACTAAACAGCGCTACGCAGCGACAGATAATCCCGAAAAGCtattaaaaatgaagagAAACACTTTATCTTCTCAAGCACAAATGAATAAATCTGTTAAAAAGTTAAtagatttgaattcaatcAAACCAGTGAACCTTGAAGAAAGTCTCATGGGCTACATTTCTCGCATAGAGGCTCAGATCAAGaggaaagaagagattaaaTTCAAGAGACAAAAGGAAAGAGCGTTACAAGAACAGCTAATATCCGAGGCACatatgaagaaatcttcaaaatctgCCATTACAACCAAACAAGCACAGGTGCTTGTAACTGAAAACAAACCACAGATAACTGAAATACAAGTGAAACAACAAATAGTTCCATATGCCAGTCCGTCAGTCATAAGAAAACTGATGCCAAATGGTGAGTTCTCGATAAACATAGAATTTGAAACGCCTACTGTTGCTCCTAATGCGTCCATCACTGTAAATCCTGACTTTTCTATGGTGAAATTATCTGAtccaattatttcaattttacGCCAAGATCGTGAAAAACATATGTTAACAGAAGACATTTCTTCCGAATCAAAAcggaaaagaaagaaaccaTCTACTACATCACTTGACAAGAGTTCTGGCTTCGTGATTAACAAAAGTTACATACCTGTCGTGAAGCCATTTCAGTCGTTGAGATCTGAAATACTTCAAATGTACAACAGAATTAGTCCAAATTACCGTCATAATGTCGTTTCAAGGAAAAATGCCAAGAAAAATCCAATGCAGAAGGCAAGCGAAAGCAGCACCATGCGAGATTCCTCACAAAAAAGCAACAATACGTGGTCACAAACTTTCTCTGATCCAAACGAAAATACACTGGTGAATGAAACGAGGAATTTCTGCCGGGTCTGCTTTTCTGATTATCGTTCAAAGACTACAAACGAATTATCTTGCTCTAATTGCGGGATGAAAGTTCATGCCTCCTGCTATGGTATCAAATGCACTAACCAATATCATGCGAGTCTTAAAGGGAAACTTTGGTTGTGCGACCCATGCTCAAATGATCGTAATCCAGTAGTTTCAACGAATTACCAATGCGTTTTATGTTCTACTCGTGACATTCACAATGAATCGGCGAAAAAGGTAACTGCACGTTCACTCCCCAACGCATTAAAATGCACAGCAGATGGCTCCTGGTGTCATATTCTTTGCGCAATCTATAGAAGCATGACCAAATTTGCTTCAATCGAGACGTTGCAACCGATTATTGGCACAGAATGCAGCCTATTGAATCGAAATAATATTAACTGTAACGTATGCAATCTTTCTGGAGGTTTACTCGTCAAATGTCAATCTTGTGATGACCAATTCCATCCCAGCTGTGGTGCTGATAAAGAgggtttcttctttggtttcaaaaaGCAGGTCAAGTCAAATGTTACAAATAACTCTGAGATCTCTTTTGTGGAAGATCAAAAGGATTACACCGCTTCTCCAGTAATACTTTGCCCAAAACACATAAGAAGTCCAGAATTAGTTCCATTCCATTATAGAGTTAGAGACTCAGATatatctttgatgaaattatTCATAAGGGAGCAGAAATTTGATCCTCAATTTGAGACTTTGTCTACGATCCAACTTCGCATTCATGCGCGTGAGCAGTTAAGGAAGATGTTGTCTGTGAGTATGGACTattcagtttcaaaagaatcaaaaataaCCAATGGTGTTTCTAATGTACAAATCCCAGTACATGGTTCCTGCTCCCGCAATGAACTTCTATCAGCAGTTGCTGTTAATAATGGGATGCTTATGATCCCCGAAGTGGATAAAGAGGAATTGGTAGAATATCCCGTAGATCCACCAAGAGATCGTAGTTCTCGATTGCTTGCCTCAACAGGTACTTCGTTTACGGCGTTTGGATCAGAAAAATGTAATGCTAAGATTGCCCAACAAAAGGCTACTAAAAGAAtcagaaacaaaaacatCAACGAGCCAGACAGTCAACAAGTGAAGCTAGAGGAGGGCGCTGTTCCAATGGCTCCAATAGTGGTTCAAATTCCAccaaaaattaataatattgaaagaaCTATACTTCCGGAGAAATTATAG
- the CEG1 gene encoding mRNA guanylyltransferase (highly similar to uniprot|Q01159 Saccharomyces cerevisiae YGL130W CEG1 mRNA guanylyltransferase (mRNA capping enzyme), alpha subunit) — MDNNRVAPEIPGLRQPGQITNDIRMLMCKLLNSAKPANTFPGSQPVSFHLADIEEKLLAQDYYVCEKTDGLRALMLIMVNPVTKEQGCFMIDRENNYYMVNGFRFPCLPRANKKELLETLQDGTLIDGELVMQTNPVTKLKELRYLMFDCLAVNGRSLVQSPTSSRLAHLGKEFFKPYYDLRSYFPDRCSTFPFKISMKHMNFSYDLAKVAKTLDSLPHVSDGLIFTPVQAAYHIGGKDSYLLKWKPEVENTVDFKLIIEPPVVEDKSLPKSDKNRFYYNYDVKPLFHLYVWQGGNDVNNRIQDFEQPFTKSDLELLERTYRKFAEIEIDDKQWNELKAMEEPLNGRIVECSKDQESGAWKLLRFRDDKLNGNHVSVVQKVLESIGDSVSLDDLEQVVDEMRSRWKEREQGLKNAQKQFNHQASARSSLSQQHSTEPEQSQDQPKYVDDDDDNWSDDEPDTKRQKI; from the coding sequence ATGGACAATAACAGAGTTGCACCAGAGATTCCTGGTCTAAGACAACCCGGACAAATTACTAATGATATTCGAATGTTGATGTGTAAGCTACTCAATTCAGCGAAACCCGCTAATACCTTTCCGGGCTCTCAACCTGTTTCTTTCCATCTGGCTGATATTGAGGAGAAGTTACTTGCGCAAGACTATTACGTATGTGAAAAGACAGATGGATTGCGTGCGTTAATGTTGATAATGGTGAATCCAGTTACAAAAGAGCAAGGGTGTTTTATGATTGACCGTGAAAACAACTACTATATGGTCAATGGATTTAGATTTCCATGTTTGCCCCGTGCCaataaaaaagaactcCTAGAGACTTTGCAGGACGGTACGTTAATTGATGGTGAACTTGTCATGCAAACTAATCCAGTGACCAAGTTGAAGGAACTGAGGTACTTGATGTTCGACTGCCTTGCGGTAAATGGTCGTTCGTTAGTTCAATCGCCTACAAGTTCCCGTTTGGCTCATCTTGGCAAAGAGTTTTTCAAACCTTATTACGATTTAAGATCGTATTTTCCAGATAGATGTTCCACTTTCccattcaaaatttcaatgaaacATATGAATTTCAGTTATGATTTGGCAAAAGTTGCAAAGACCTTGGATTCACTTCCACACGTATCTGATGGTCTAATTTTCACTCCAGTACAAGCGGCATATCATATTGGTGGTAAAGATAGCTACCttttgaaatggaaacCAGAAGTAGAAAATACTGTGGATTTCAAACTGATCATTGAACCTCCTGTAGTAGAAGACAAATCTTTACCTAAAAGCGATAAAAACAGGTTTTACTACAATTACGATGTTAAGCCACTTTTCCATTTGTACGTTTGGCAAGGTGGTAATGACGTGAACAATAGAATACAGGACTTCGAACAACCCTTTACTAAGAGTGATTTGGAGCTTTTGGAGAGAACCTATAGAAAATTTGCAGAAATAGAAATCGACGACAAACAATGGAATGAGCTCAAGGCCATGGAGGAGCCATTGAACGGAAGAATTGTAGAATGTTCCAAAGATCAGGAATCAGGTGCATGGAAACTACTTAGGTTCAGAGACGATAAACTCAATGGTAATCACGTATCAGTCGTTCAAAAAGTCTTGGAAAGTATCGGTGATTCTGTTTCATTGGATGATCTAGAACAAGTGGTAGATGAAATGAGATCTCGCTGGAAAGAACGTGAACAAGGACTGAAAAATGCACAAAAACAATTCAACCATCAGGCTTCTGCGAGATCGTCGCTGTCGCAGCAACATTCAACCGAACCAGAGCAGTCGCAAGATCAACCAAAATATGTagacgatgacgatgataaTTGGTCTGATGACGAGCCAGACACAAAAAGACAGAAGATTTAA